A genomic segment from Actinoplanes sichuanensis encodes:
- a CDS encoding M3 family metallopeptidase, giving the protein MWTGEHGGYPPFDQVNPASIRAALNEGMVLNRAEIAEIAGVTEAPTFANTIVALEDSGRALDRARRLFSVFTSTMNDRAMQDLQTEMSPVLSAFGDDIIQNARLFARIKAVHDGRAAAGLTPEQVRLVETYYQRFTRQGAALDDADKATLKDLNQKLASLYTRFSQNELADEEDYRLTIETEADLEGLPESLREAAAAAAEEHGLKGKWVFTNTRSSMEPFITYSAKRHLREQGWRMWIMRGGNGTATDNKAVISEILQLRSRRAKLLGFESHAHWTVENNMAKTPQAAIDLMMKLWGPALRRAREEIADMQAIADQEGAGITIEAWDHRFYSEKVRKARYDLDQNEVKLYLQLDKIRDGMFWAAEKLYGLHFAELHGLPVYHEDMSVYEVTRDGERVGLWYFDPYARAGKNSGAWMNEYRTQERFRTEVTPIVSNNSNFVKSGTGPVLISWDDAVTMFHEFGHALHGLSSNVTYPRLAGTAVKRDFVEFPSQINEHWLPTPEVLERFALHVDTGAPIPAELLTKIQQSLKFNQGFSTVEFLASAIYDMKIHLAATPDDPIDPDEFEKSCMAEIDLPREIVMRHRPTQFGHIFSGDWYSAGYYVYLWADALTADAWELFEQKGVWDPATAKSFLDDILAVGNAVAPDEAFRRFRGRDVDTEALMRLRGFA; this is encoded by the coding sequence GTGTGGACTGGAGAGCATGGCGGCTACCCGCCCTTCGACCAGGTGAACCCGGCCTCGATCAGAGCGGCGCTCAACGAGGGCATGGTGCTCAACCGGGCCGAGATCGCCGAGATCGCCGGCGTGACCGAGGCACCGACCTTCGCGAACACGATCGTCGCGCTCGAGGACAGCGGTCGTGCCCTGGACCGGGCTCGACGTCTGTTCAGCGTCTTCACCTCGACGATGAACGATCGGGCGATGCAGGACCTGCAGACCGAGATGTCGCCGGTGCTGTCCGCCTTCGGCGACGACATCATTCAGAACGCTCGGCTGTTCGCCCGGATCAAGGCCGTCCACGACGGCCGGGCCGCCGCCGGCCTGACGCCGGAGCAGGTGCGCCTGGTCGAGACCTACTACCAGAGATTCACCAGGCAGGGCGCGGCGCTCGACGACGCCGACAAGGCCACGCTCAAGGACCTCAATCAGAAGCTCGCCTCGCTCTACACCAGGTTCAGCCAGAACGAGCTGGCCGACGAGGAGGACTATCGGCTCACCATCGAGACCGAGGCGGACCTCGAGGGCCTGCCCGAGTCGCTGCGGGAGGCGGCCGCGGCCGCAGCCGAGGAACACGGTCTCAAGGGCAAGTGGGTCTTCACCAATACGCGTTCCTCGATGGAGCCGTTCATCACCTACTCCGCCAAGCGCCACCTGCGGGAGCAGGGCTGGCGTATGTGGATCATGCGCGGTGGCAACGGCACGGCCACCGACAACAAGGCCGTGATCAGCGAGATCCTCCAACTCCGTAGTCGACGGGCCAAGCTGCTCGGTTTCGAGTCGCACGCCCACTGGACCGTCGAGAACAACATGGCGAAGACGCCGCAGGCCGCCATCGACCTGATGATGAAGCTGTGGGGGCCGGCCCTGCGGCGCGCCCGGGAGGAGATCGCCGACATGCAGGCGATCGCCGACCAGGAGGGTGCCGGCATCACGATCGAGGCCTGGGACCACCGGTTCTATTCGGAGAAGGTGCGCAAGGCGAGGTACGACCTCGACCAGAACGAGGTGAAGCTCTACCTCCAGCTCGACAAGATCCGTGACGGCATGTTCTGGGCCGCCGAAAAACTCTACGGCCTGCACTTCGCCGAACTCCACGGGCTACCCGTCTACCACGAGGACATGTCGGTCTACGAGGTGACGCGCGACGGCGAGCGCGTCGGCCTGTGGTATTTCGACCCCTACGCCCGTGCCGGCAAGAACTCCGGTGCGTGGATGAACGAGTACCGCACCCAGGAGCGTTTCCGGACCGAGGTCACCCCGATCGTGTCCAACAACTCGAACTTCGTGAAGTCGGGCACCGGCCCCGTGCTCATCTCCTGGGACGACGCCGTGACCATGTTCCACGAGTTCGGCCACGCCCTGCACGGTCTCAGCTCGAACGTCACCTATCCGCGTCTGGCCGGTACCGCGGTCAAACGCGACTTCGTCGAGTTCCCCAGCCAGATCAACGAGCACTGGCTCCCGACGCCGGAGGTGCTCGAACGGTTCGCCCTGCACGTCGACACCGGCGCGCCGATCCCCGCCGAATTGCTCACCAAGATCCAGCAGTCGCTGAAGTTCAACCAGGGCTTCAGCACGGTCGAGTTCCTGGCCTCGGCGATCTACGACATGAAGATCCACCTGGCCGCGACGCCGGACGACCCGATCGATCCGGACGAATTCGAGAAGAGCTGCATGGCCGAGATCGACCTGCCGAGGGAGATCGTCATGCGTCACCGCCCGACCCAGTTCGGGCACATCTTCTCCGGCGACTGGTATTCGGCCGGCTACTACGTCTATCTCTGGGCCGATGCGCTGACCGCCGACGCCTGGGAGCTGTTCGAACAGAAGGGCGTGTGGGACCCGGCCACCGCCAAGTCGTTCCTCGACGACATCCTCGCGGTCGGCAACGCCGTCGCGCCGGACGAGGCGTTCCGCAGGTTCCGCGGCCGCGACGTCGACACCGAGGCGCTGATGCGGTTGCGCGGCTTCGCCTGA
- a CDS encoding PCC domain-containing protein, translating to MVHLITVEKDQEVLATIGAALAELGVTAGSMTLIGAVQTATVSVMKKDDALTDYLRTYDQPLELSGTGEIWDGKPHIHVTLYAEDFVTGGHLHSATVREFFVHAYVTPLAS from the coding sequence ATGGTGCATCTGATCACTGTCGAGAAAGATCAGGAAGTTCTGGCGACGATTGGGGCGGCTCTTGCTGAGTTAGGCGTAACCGCCGGTTCGATGACCCTGATCGGAGCCGTTCAGACGGCGACCGTCTCGGTTATGAAGAAAGATGATGCGCTGACTGACTACCTGCGCACCTACGATCAGCCGCTAGAGCTGAGCGGAACCGGAGAAATCTGGGACGGCAAGCCACACATTCACGTCACGCTGTACGCGGAGGACTTCGTAACCGGCGGACATCTGCACTCCGCGACGGTAAGGGAATTCTTTGTTCATGCCTACGTCACGCCGTTGGCAAGCTGA
- a CDS encoding helix-turn-helix domain-containing protein — protein MSQLGAILKEARTSAGLSLAGLAKRTGYSRSHLGNIENGVRQATPDVIRKYEEALGDSLKRRSLLLGSLGILAAGSEDDTATAIAHEITNGRSGLLTELQTSHATDKAIAAIVSQDAASLAALKKWSHRGEAVLRVNSAGILAKTRSSLAGTEAVTVLRTDGDVRELYATAVLSRVLALPWEDAARSTTGGTLSDVQVARMAEELANPYDAGARWCAALALYRSRDSNPEAVSGALLSALRVETAAENLRAIGSALAGIDPLKI, from the coding sequence ATGAGCCAGCTAGGCGCGATCTTGAAAGAGGCGCGAACCTCAGCCGGCCTGTCCCTGGCCGGATTGGCGAAGCGAACCGGTTACAGCCGCTCGCACCTCGGCAACATTGAGAACGGCGTACGTCAGGCGACCCCCGACGTGATACGGAAATACGAGGAAGCGTTAGGGGATTCTTTGAAGCGTCGAAGTCTCTTGCTGGGAAGCCTTGGCATTCTCGCTGCCGGTTCGGAGGACGACACGGCAACGGCGATAGCGCATGAGATCACGAACGGGCGTAGCGGCCTGCTGACGGAGCTACAAACCAGTCACGCCACCGATAAAGCGATTGCCGCGATCGTTTCCCAGGATGCGGCGTCCCTTGCGGCTCTGAAGAAATGGAGCCATCGGGGTGAAGCCGTTCTCCGGGTGAACTCTGCCGGCATCCTCGCGAAGACCCGTTCCTCATTGGCCGGCACGGAAGCCGTCACCGTCCTACGCACCGACGGAGACGTGCGGGAGCTGTACGCCACGGCCGTCCTCAGCCGTGTTCTCGCCCTCCCGTGGGAGGACGCTGCCCGGTCGACAACGGGCGGCACGCTGTCCGATGTCCAGGTAGCGCGTATGGCTGAGGAACTGGCGAACCCTTACGACGCGGGCGCCCGATGGTGCGCCGCTCTCGCCCTTTACCGGAGCCGGGACAGCAATCCTGAGGCCGTTTCCGGAGCCCTTCTTTCGGCTCTCCGTGTGGAGACGGCAGCCGAGAATCTTCGCGCGATCGGTTCCGCCCTGGCAGGTATCGACCCCCTGAAAATCTAG
- a CDS encoding DUF397 domain-containing protein, giving the protein MEVKGMSVELDGAEWFKSSFSGPNCDNCVEVAFVGQATAVRDSKNPDGPALLFTPDEWSAFLEGTRHGEFDRS; this is encoded by the coding sequence ATTGAAGTCAAGGGCATGAGCGTCGAGTTGGACGGTGCGGAGTGGTTCAAAAGCAGTTTCAGCGGCCCGAACTGTGACAACTGCGTAGAGGTCGCGTTCGTCGGGCAGGCGACCGCGGTCCGCGACTCGAAGAACCCGGACGGTCCGGCGCTGCTTTTCACGCCAGACGAGTGGTCCGCGTTCCTGGAGGGCACTCGGCACGGCGAGTTCGACCGGAGCTGA
- a CDS encoding helix-turn-helix domain-containing protein — MRRALGRRLTRLRTASGMSRRDVVDSRLGISEPTLHRIETGKVPVTGANVRALCWLYGADQSITDALADLALGTSQQEWWDASPVIPEWFKLYVGLEASASRMFGYDGEVVPGELQTPDYARAIFGAEQPADVEVAERHINLRMQRQKTLFARLPPVRLVTVLGEGALARPVGGEQVMKGQIEHLRRLAREETVDIRVLPFSVGAHAAMAGAFRILEFDDPDDPDVVYLESHVGALYLEEQVEVDEYRRIFELIGDVSVPVGEFEWAN, encoded by the coding sequence GTGCGGCGAGCGTTGGGGCGGCGGTTGACGCGGCTGCGCACAGCGTCCGGGATGAGCCGCCGCGATGTGGTGGATTCGCGGTTGGGTATCTCGGAGCCGACGCTGCACCGCATCGAGACGGGCAAGGTGCCGGTCACCGGGGCCAACGTTCGTGCGCTCTGCTGGCTCTACGGCGCGGACCAGAGCATCACCGATGCGCTCGCCGACCTCGCGCTGGGCACGTCGCAGCAGGAGTGGTGGGACGCCAGCCCGGTGATCCCCGAGTGGTTCAAGCTGTACGTCGGGCTGGAGGCGTCGGCGTCCCGGATGTTCGGATACGACGGTGAGGTCGTTCCCGGCGAGCTGCAGACCCCGGACTACGCACGCGCCATCTTCGGTGCCGAGCAGCCGGCCGACGTGGAGGTCGCCGAGCGCCACATCAACCTTCGCATGCAGCGGCAGAAGACGCTCTTCGCTCGTCTCCCACCGGTGCGCCTCGTGACGGTGCTCGGCGAGGGCGCGTTGGCCCGGCCGGTCGGCGGGGAACAGGTGATGAAGGGGCAGATCGAGCATCTGCGGCGGCTGGCCCGAGAGGAGACGGTCGACATCCGGGTGCTGCCGTTCTCGGTCGGGGCGCATGCGGCGATGGCCGGTGCATTCCGGATCCTGGAGTTCGACGACCCGGATGATCCCGACGTGGTCTACCTCGAATCCCACGTCGGTGCCCTTTACCTGGAAGAGCAGGTCGAGGTGGACGAATACCGGCGGATCTTCGAGCTCATCGGCGACGTCTCGGTGCCGGTCGGCGAGTTCGAATGGGCGAACTGA
- a CDS encoding DUF397 domain-containing protein, whose translation MKSETDWIISSRSTGNGGSCVEARRQDGLIEVRNSKAREAGTVVFTTEEWDSFLFGAKRGEFDRLLTD comes from the coding sequence ATGAAAAGTGAAACCGACTGGATCATTTCCAGCAGGTCGACCGGCAACGGGGGAAGTTGCGTCGAAGCCCGCCGCCAGGACGGCCTCATCGAGGTCCGTAACAGCAAGGCTCGCGAGGCCGGCACGGTGGTGTTCACGACTGAGGAGTGGGACTCGTTCCTCTTCGGCGCCAAGCGCGGCGAGTTCGATCGGCTGCTGACCGACTGA
- a CDS encoding GGDEF domain-containing protein encodes MRILDPAAAHPGGPLSDDARTQPETARLQARIDQLAVHVQQLEQERASLRWMAGHDELTGLANRRHFQSVAPEMLRRPDRSSAVLVLDLNGFKPINDTYGHDAGDEVLCVIARRMAAALGDQLVARFGGDEFAALPRAPRADVPPTWWHEVADSLSAAIAPPMNVLGHRLSVTASIGVVPAGRSSNLPDLLRRADQAMFSAKRHAKTTGRAGITWVVATEDGDHTETYEPATDPEPAPGPTASASAVAYRPGDPVWVHRSGARRAGVIEGACEWAALVRYRGHNGPGTMVDTIPTSSLTARAEADPYLDRKPVK; translated from the coding sequence ATGCGGATCCTCGATCCTGCCGCCGCCCACCCGGGCGGTCCGTTGTCAGATGACGCCCGGACCCAGCCCGAAACCGCCCGCCTCCAGGCCCGCATCGATCAACTCGCGGTACACGTCCAGCAGTTGGAGCAGGAACGAGCCTCCCTGCGCTGGATGGCCGGCCACGACGAGCTCACCGGACTCGCCAACCGCCGCCACTTCCAGTCCGTCGCCCCGGAGATGCTGCGCCGCCCCGACCGCTCGTCAGCCGTCCTGGTCCTCGACCTCAACGGCTTCAAGCCCATCAACGACACCTACGGCCACGACGCCGGTGACGAAGTCCTCTGCGTGATCGCCCGGCGTATGGCCGCCGCCCTCGGCGACCAACTGGTGGCCCGCTTCGGCGGCGACGAATTCGCCGCACTGCCCCGCGCCCCACGCGCCGACGTCCCACCGACCTGGTGGCACGAGGTGGCCGACTCGCTCAGCGCCGCGATCGCACCCCCGATGAACGTGCTCGGCCACCGCCTGTCCGTCACCGCCTCGATCGGCGTCGTACCGGCCGGCCGCTCCAGCAACCTCCCCGACCTGCTGCGCCGCGCCGACCAGGCCATGTTCAGCGCCAAACGGCACGCGAAGACCACCGGCAGGGCCGGTATCACCTGGGTCGTGGCGACCGAGGACGGCGACCACACCGAGACGTACGAACCGGCCACCGACCCCGAGCCCGCCCCCGGGCCGACCGCCTCCGCCTCCGCGGTCGCGTACCGGCCGGGCGACCCGGTATGGGTGCACCGCAGCGGTGCCCGCCGCGCCGGAGTGATCGAGGGCGCCTGCGAATGGGCGGCTCTGGTCCGCTACCGGGGCCACAACGGCCCCGGCACGATGGTCGACACGATCCCCACCAGCAGCCTCACGGCCCGCGCCGAAGCCGACCCCTACTTGGACCGCAAGCCGGTCAAGTGA
- a CDS encoding NADP-dependent oxidoreductase, which produces MLGVVAAALGGPEVLQVTELPEPKAGPGQVVVRVRAVCVHPADIAATTGEIPRGPVPPPFSPGWDIAGEVASVGPDTTDFGVGDRVVGMIPWYLTRGNPGGYAEFVAADADWLVPLPDELDFVSAATVPLNVQTAHQGLALVSLAMLSGGSTLLVTGASGGVGGFAAQLALQGGYRVVAQANDGDEQWVRDLGVHEVVSRSADLAAVGSVSAVFDAVPVGEAAAAVVEDRGIVVATRPTPPLVPDRGVRQELQLIRHDRELLADLVGQVAAGRLRTRVAVTMPLTEAADAHRRVLAGGLRGKLVLTVG; this is translated from the coding sequence GTGCTGGGAGTCGTCGCGGCCGCGCTTGGCGGTCCTGAGGTGTTGCAGGTGACCGAGCTGCCCGAGCCCAAGGCGGGGCCCGGGCAGGTGGTGGTCCGGGTCCGCGCGGTCTGTGTGCACCCGGCCGACATCGCCGCCACGACCGGGGAGATTCCTCGCGGGCCGGTTCCGCCGCCGTTCTCACCCGGCTGGGACATCGCCGGTGAGGTGGCCTCGGTCGGCCCCGACACGACGGACTTCGGCGTGGGTGACCGGGTCGTCGGGATGATTCCGTGGTATTTGACGCGCGGTAATCCGGGTGGCTATGCCGAGTTCGTGGCCGCCGACGCGGACTGGCTGGTGCCGCTGCCGGACGAGCTCGACTTCGTGTCCGCGGCCACGGTGCCGCTCAACGTCCAGACCGCACATCAGGGGCTGGCGCTGGTGTCGTTGGCCATGCTGTCGGGCGGGAGCACTCTTCTGGTCACCGGTGCGAGCGGCGGTGTCGGCGGTTTCGCCGCCCAGCTCGCGCTTCAGGGCGGCTACCGTGTCGTCGCGCAGGCGAATGACGGCGATGAGCAGTGGGTCCGTGATCTCGGCGTGCACGAGGTGGTCTCCCGTTCCGCCGATCTGGCGGCGGTGGGGTCGGTGAGTGCGGTGTTCGACGCGGTTCCGGTCGGTGAGGCGGCGGCCGCCGTCGTCGAGGACCGGGGGATCGTGGTCGCGACCCGGCCCACGCCGCCCCTGGTTCCGGACCGTGGTGTGCGTCAGGAGTTGCAGCTCATCCGGCACGACCGTGAGCTGCTGGCCGATCTGGTGGGGCAGGTGGCGGCCGGGCGGCTGCGCACGCGCGTGGCGGTCACGATGCCGTTGACCGAGGCGGCCGACGCACACCGGCGGGTGCTGGCCGGCGGGCTGCGCGGAAAGCTCGTCCTGACGGTCGGCTGA
- a CDS encoding GIY-YIG nuclease family protein — translation MTAPETPTGDVSPALIRAEAALRLLTGVPVAVDVAVARLGRGSGVYAWWAGPSVFPELPGPPNENVPSLRMLYLGRATTLRGRILRNHLRRSGSSTLRRTLAGLLVSEGYRTTWTDRVVLVPEDEARLTAWMHANLRLTWAQDAEPGSIEATLVRRLHPPLNVSGVDPAHVQPAVVAAKRRYDESATAEVVDGASPVVERT, via the coding sequence GTGACTGCTCCAGAGACGCCGACCGGTGATGTGTCGCCCGCCCTGATCCGGGCCGAGGCGGCGTTGCGGCTGCTGACCGGCGTGCCGGTCGCCGTGGACGTCGCCGTGGCGCGACTCGGCCGGGGCAGCGGTGTCTACGCCTGGTGGGCGGGCCCGTCGGTCTTCCCGGAACTGCCCGGCCCGCCGAACGAGAACGTGCCGTCGCTGCGCATGCTGTACCTGGGCCGGGCGACCACTCTGCGCGGCCGGATCCTGCGCAACCATCTGAGGCGGTCCGGGAGTTCGACGCTGCGCCGCACACTGGCCGGTCTGCTGGTGTCCGAGGGATACCGGACGACGTGGACTGATCGGGTCGTCCTGGTGCCCGAGGACGAGGCCCGGCTGACCGCGTGGATGCACGCGAACCTGCGGCTGACCTGGGCACAGGACGCGGAGCCGGGCTCCATCGAGGCCACCCTCGTCCGACGGCTGCACCCACCGCTGAACGTGAGCGGGGTCGATCCGGCACACGTGCAACCGGCCGTGGTCGCCGCGAAGAGACGATACGACGAATCGGCCACGGCGGAGGTCGTGGACGGGGCCTCGCCGGTCGTCGAAAGAACCTGA